One genomic region from Frateuria soli encodes:
- a CDS encoding sulfite exporter TauE/SafE family protein, which yields MMVPAEFLTFAAVGALAQLVDGALGMAYGVASAAMLLGLGVPPVTATASVHQAEAFTCGASGLSHWLAGNVRWRLFWVLAIPGVIGAVAGAAVVVHVPAEWMRLALTPYLLGMGVFLLMRGALGRPPGPEVPRGTPMLGLGAGFADAIAGGGWSALTVTTLVARGATPRMVIGTVHLAKCVVSIAASVSFLLMIGLSHGTAVLGLIAGGVVAAPVGAIFARRMPARVATVLAAIAVLGLGVNNVVAAFG from the coding sequence ATGATGGTTCCCGCCGAGTTCCTCACCTTCGCCGCCGTCGGCGCGCTCGCCCAGTTGGTCGACGGCGCGCTGGGCATGGCCTATGGCGTGGCGTCCGCGGCGATGCTGCTCGGTCTGGGCGTGCCGCCGGTGACCGCCACCGCCAGCGTGCACCAGGCCGAGGCCTTCACCTGCGGCGCGTCCGGACTGAGCCACTGGCTGGCCGGCAACGTGCGCTGGCGGCTGTTCTGGGTGCTGGCGATTCCCGGCGTGATCGGCGCGGTGGCCGGTGCCGCGGTGGTGGTGCACGTGCCGGCCGAATGGATGCGCCTGGCATTGACGCCCTACCTGCTCGGCATGGGCGTGTTCCTGCTGATGCGCGGTGCGCTGGGCCGCCCGCCCGGGCCGGAGGTGCCACGCGGCACGCCGATGCTGGGCCTGGGTGCGGGCTTCGCCGACGCGATCGCCGGCGGCGGCTGGAGCGCGCTCACCGTCACCACGCTGGTCGCGCGGGGCGCCACGCCGCGGATGGTGATCGGCACGGTACACCTGGCCAAGTGCGTGGTCAGCATCGCCGCCAGCGTGAGCTTCCTGCTGATGATCGGTCTCAGCCACGGCACGGCCGTGCTGGGGTTGATCGCCGGCGGCGTGGTTGCGGCGCCGGTGGGTGCGATCTTCGCGCGGCGCATGCCGGCGCGGGTGGCCACGGTGCTGGCGGCGATCGCCGTGCTGGGCCTGGGGGTCAACAACGTGGTGGCGGCGTTCGGCTAG
- the sat gene encoding sulfate adenylyltransferase yields the protein MNGIALAADTGGSGQLIAPHGGVLKDLYLPPAEAQALGARIGDLPSLELDTRRLCDLELLLSGAFSPLEGFLGRDDYDGVVRDMRLTDGTLWPMPITLDVGEAFAAGLARGSEVVLRDGRGVALAILDVQDIYWPDRLHEAQRVFGTSDRTHPGVAELLDRTGPVYLGGRVHGLQPPVHPDFPELRDTPRSLRAWFEDQGWHRIVAFQTRNPMHRAHRELTLRAAEQVGARLLIQPSVGRTKPDDVDYSTRVRCYRALLPHYPEGQARLSLLPLAMRMGGPREAVWHAIIRKNYGASHFIVGRDHAGPGKDANGQPFYGPYEAQQMLERHQEELGIRIVPFPAMVYAVNRDAYIPATEVQPTDEVRDISGTELRRRLREGSEIPAWFSFPDVVEILREQHPANTQ from the coding sequence GTGAACGGAATTGCGCTCGCTGCCGATACAGGTGGCTCCGGGCAGTTGATCGCCCCGCATGGCGGTGTACTCAAGGATCTTTACCTGCCGCCGGCCGAAGCCCAGGCGCTCGGTGCGCGTATCGGCGACCTGCCTTCGCTGGAACTGGACACGCGCCGGTTGTGCGACCTGGAACTGCTGCTCTCGGGTGCGTTCTCGCCGCTGGAAGGTTTCCTTGGCCGCGACGACTACGATGGCGTGGTCCGGGACATGCGCCTGACCGACGGCACGCTGTGGCCGATGCCGATCACGCTGGATGTGGGCGAGGCGTTCGCGGCCGGCCTTGCGCGCGGCAGCGAAGTCGTGCTGCGCGACGGCCGGGGCGTAGCGCTGGCGATACTCGACGTGCAGGACATCTATTGGCCCGACCGGCTGCACGAGGCGCAGCGCGTCTTCGGCACCAGCGACCGCACGCACCCGGGCGTGGCCGAACTGCTCGACCGCACCGGACCGGTCTACCTGGGCGGGCGGGTGCACGGGCTGCAACCGCCCGTCCACCCCGACTTTCCGGAGCTGCGCGACACGCCGCGCAGCCTGCGCGCGTGGTTCGAGGACCAGGGCTGGCACCGCATCGTCGCCTTCCAGACGCGCAACCCGATGCACCGCGCGCACCGCGAACTGACCCTGCGCGCCGCCGAACAGGTCGGCGCCAGGCTGCTGATCCAGCCTTCGGTCGGCCGCACCAAGCCGGACGACGTCGACTACTCCACCCGCGTGCGCTGCTACCGCGCGCTGCTCCCGCACTATCCCGAAGGCCAGGCCAGGCTGTCGCTGCTGCCCCTGGCGATGCGCATGGGTGGTCCGCGCGAGGCGGTGTGGCACGCGATCATCCGCAAGAACTACGGCGCCAGCCATTTCATCGTCGGGCGCGACCACGCGGGACCGGGCAAGGACGCCAACGGCCAGCCGTTCTATGGCCCGTACGAGGCCCAGCAAATGCTGGAGCGGCACCAGGAAGAACTCGGCATCCGCATCGTGCCGTTCCCGGCCATGGTGTACGCGGTCAACCGCGACGCCTACATTCCCGCCACCGAGGTACAGCCCACGGACGAGGTGCGCGACATTTCCGGCACCGAGCTGCGTCGGCGCCTGCGCGAGGGCAGCGAGATCCCCGCCTGGTTCTCCTTCCCCGACGTGGTGGAGATCCTGCGCGAGCAGCATCCGGCAAATACGCAGTAG